The sequence CTTAGATTTATGTCGACATAAATCGAATCTGTACATTTCATTCACAACTTTAATTCTAATGTAGAGTTTGGGGTTGAGAGAAGGGTGTGGCTCTGTAAAtatagacccagacccagacccagcccCCAGACCTTTATTCTGAAATGAAGTTAAACTGTTACCCACATGCTATTTTGGGAAAGCTCAATGTCTGTCTTAAACATTAAAACTTGAAGAGATTTATTTACCAAACTTGGAGTCAAACATAGTAAAGTTTCCACTTCACAGATATTTGTTACTATCAATAGTTTCTGCCTGAAGGGTGagatttgtctatttttttttttctttctttttttttttttatcttcattgtGAACTCACACAGCAGAGTTTGTCTGTGCCTCCACACTTTTCTGAATGGCTGCATTATTAGTCAGAGGGCTTGCTAGTCATTCTATGGAAAGTATGCATCAACAGTTTTCCTGTCACTTGCTTTAATGcacattctgtctgttaccatgTCATTAGGTGAATGTGAGGTCGAGTGGTTTAACACAGAAAAGGCCTGTTATTTCtgctgtgctgctgtgaattagcCCACAGGACGGATACTGAACAGGCCACCTGATTAGATTCACTCAGGAGAGGACGGAGCATGATTAAGCATATGTCTGCAAAATGAAATAAGACCCAACTgggatattttattttatcaggCCTCAgcatttttctctctctctttaggTCCGAAACTATTGATTCCTGTGCAGTGTTGACACAGACGACCAAATATAGAAATGGTAAGTGAGTCTCTCTCATCTTTCATTATGTAAGTATGATGTGGACTGTATAGTGCTGTGGATCTGATCTCATGTCTGTGGGACATGGATGTCTTTGTGCACCATTCAATGAAGTGCAGACAGAGTAGAGTCATTCACTGCCATCTGTCACCATGTGAGTCCTCTCGATCATAAAGGCTGCAGTGTAGGGTGTCGTTGCGACCTGTGATGCCCTCACAACACACAgatacccccccccacacacacacacacacaaacacacctgccGACATCTCTTCAAAAGTACTGTCTTTGTTTCGGAGCTGTAAGTCAGTGCTCTGTCAGTCTGGTCATCCTTGAGCAACTTTTTTGCACGAGCATGAACACCTTCCAACAGTCTCTGTTGGGTCATGCATGCATGAGGAGTATCACTTTGTGGTGCTTAATTATTGGTTGTTAGTGATATCACTCCATAGCACTTGAGCACTTGGAAATTTACAAAAAGTTTACTCATTTAACACTTAGATAGAATGTCTTTTCTAACTAAGAAGAGAAACAGACACAAGAATGAGCAGGACATTGAATCAACATAAGGACGTCTCCACATAAGGCCATTAGAGCGTCATTAGAGGTGTAATGAGTTTGGTTAGATGTCTGTTGCTAGGGTCTTGTATTTGCGGCCCTGTTGCTATGTGGGTGAAGCTCTCCAGCTGTCGTGAAGAGTGATGGCTGCTGTGGTGAAGCAGAGGATCAGAGCATGTGCAGTGGCCCCTCAGCGGGGcggagagcacattttggcagaCTGCCTTAATGCAGCAGTAAAGTCCAAGGCCAGGCAGCTGCAGTTTGAGCTTTCAAGATGTACGCCAAGTTGTGTTAGTTTGGTTTTAGGAGATAAAGCTTCTACACTGATATTTTCCATTTTGTAATACACTTCTGTGGAGCTTCACCTTTCTTTATGTATTCATTGTAGTTGAACCAACCCTGCAAAAGGAGCTGCCTTGTGTGTAACCCTACCCCCTGTTGCTTGTACACACCCTCTCACACCCTCACACATGCTCTGGCAAAACACTCGTTTCAGCTGCATGGTGAGAGACAGGTGTAAGTACTGTAGTGCAGCTTCTGTGAAGATACACAGGGTTTAGGTCTTATCTGAGTGTCACAGTCACCTCACACAACCTTGTACTCACATTTTTACAAAGAACTGCAAAACTGCACTACAATACAAAGATTTGCAAGTATGGCACAAATCCATAAAAAATAAGGCATACATCCTTAGCAAATACTGATTTGATCAAAATATTGCAAATGTTGTTTGTGCACAAGGAGTTGAGCAGAAAGATATAATCACATACTTTCCTTaattaattatattattttaactTGTTTAGAGTTAGAGTTATGCATTTGGTGTTCAGGTGGTGTCAGGTAGTTGCTAGGGACATAaactaatccaaaataaattgtAATCTATTGTTGAGGAAACATACATAATGAAGTACAGTAACTAATTAACATATTGGTAAATGTAGATAAGTTAAATCCTTATGTGAAGTATTTGGCTTATACTGTATGTAAAGGATACTTCTCCTTCACTGCAGTCTGAGTTTGTTTGTAATCTACATTGTTTGGTGTTTTGTGGTTATGTTTTAATATTAAAACACTTCACTTGTGATTCAAGGATGAGGATTAAACTGCTTGGTTTAAAACAATCTTTTGAAGAGTGTGCAGCTTTGTTATTTAGTTTAATGGAATATAAAATTAttctaatgtattttttttcaatttgtaacCTTTTACTTTTGAAAATGAACTTTCCCACAATGTTTTTGGTAAAGCTCCACATTATTGTGCACTACATTTAGAAGTCATTTCTTTTTCTTACAGGTTTTCAGAGGCACAATAAGTGATGCTCCGGATTTTGATCCAAGCGCTGATGCTGAGACTCTTTACAATGCCATGAAGGGCATCGGTGCGTACCCCTGCCTCCCTTCCCTTTTTTGTGAGGGAGGCGTAAAGGTCGTCTTTCATCGTTCATGAATGCACAAATAATCTCATCTAGCAGCCAAATATTTTTGCGCTTTCATTCCCAGGCAGTGATAAAGAAGCTATTCTGGACCTGGTCACTTCTAGAAGCAATGCGCAGAGGCAGGAGGTCATCTCTGCATACAAGAGTAACTATGGAAAGGTACAAAACTCTATATTTTCATCTCTTCTTGCATCCTAGTTTCCAGAAGTGATTTTTAATGTGTTGTCTTTTTTCCACAAGGACCTGATTGATGATCTGAAATACGAGCTGACGGGTAAATTCGAGCGCCTCATTGTCAGTCTGATGAGGACACGAGCCCAACATGATGCCAAAGAAATCCACGATGCAATCAAAGTGTgttattacttctactactaagGTCAATTTTTATACTTGTCATGTTTGATGAATCAAAAAACTACCTTATGTTCTGTTTGAAGGGAGCTGGAACCAATGAGAGGTGTCTGATTGAAGTCCTGGCCTCCAGAACCAACCAGCAGATACATGACATGGTTGCAGCATACAAGGATGGTACGTTCAGTAACATTAGTTTATTGCAGCTTCTTGTCAATATCTGACATAGATAATTGTGTGTATTTTCAGCCTATGGTGGAAACATGGAAGAGGATGTGATCACAGACACTTCAGGTCACTTTAAGAAGATGCTGGTTGTTTTACTCCAGGTTAGTTTGCTGTAGAGTAGATGTCATGAGTAGCAAAGGTCACCGAAATGAATATCTATAGCCACAGTACATTTGAAACCTTAGTTATCGACGTTTTGGTTTCCTGCTGACTTTGCTCTTGTGTTTTCAGGGGACCAGAGATGAGTCAGGAGTGGTTGATGCAGACTTGGTGGAGCAGGATGCACAAGTACGAGTCCCAACTACTGTATAAAGACTAATAGAAACATGGCCGAGAATATTGTCTTCATCTTAAAAAGACAGTgactttgtagaaaaaaaaaagcagtagatAATCACTACTCTGATCCTTTATTTGTGTAACAGGTAGTGTGATGAGAACCCAAGTGCAGGCAAATATCACAGTTACAAAAACAGGCTTTATTTATACCCTTCACTGATGCAAAAACAGAGTTGTGGGAAAGCTTGGGTGAGCAGGTGTGTGTGCTGGAGTCAAACCCactgtaacaggccaaagtagaccccccccccaaccagaATATACCCAGGGTTAAAGCAGCCAAGGCCAGATTATATACCCCCATGATATCAGTAGTACTGAGTGATATACACAACAACTGCTTAATTTTCAATATGTTATGTTATTGTGGATTCAGCTTTGTTAGGTAAGTTATGCGAGAAAGCTGACTCAGTGAAAAATATTAAACTTCTATAAAGTTCAAAGATTATGACCACACTTCTAAGTAGTGtttacacattaacccttttatgcatagtggtcactatggtggacagttattctccagctgttctcttgtatattcatgggtttagttgttttaattccatgtcctcctgagagccagcaatgcatttttgtcctctgtaggggattaagtttgacagttttaataataataataataataataataataataataataataataataataataataatagcttttcattgcaaaggacattccattcaaaaataaataaatgaaaataattttaaaaatgtatctgaaaaaatttgcattttgcagtttccaatcaagatgactgtttaatgtaaaaaagctaaagattttcactttactggatctcaagaggatatcaaccaacacagtggacgctcatgcatcatctacactgatattcagaccattactttaactttactgttcttgataaacctagtctgcactaacacgtttgagtctaaatcaacagctaattttctcaaacaaatgtttttgggttttttttatgtattatctccatgaaatgagtaaaagcttgtattagagtatgaaaacatcagattagctgtattaaaaatgtttttatttcatagttttcacacagtatatcactttatgatgatagattttaaatatatgtgtctttgcttcaaaaatttaacgcatggtgtccagctgagtggacatttttgtaattccatgaaaaatagattataaaaaaattcaatcgcattgtttttttcatacctaaataggaataaaaacactcaggaaaaaaaaaatcttgattaagattctcataattcatgcatgaaagggttaaaaacaaaacattataatgCAATGGGAACATAAGGAGCAGAAGTTGGGTTTACCAGGGCAGAAATGAGGAGACGTAGCCAGGAAAAGGCCATGTCGAAACCATGGAATCAGACCGAAGACAATTGCTGCAGTCGTGCATCATGCAGCTGATATACTGGCGAGTTGATTAGGCATAGCTGGGAGTAACAGGTGGAACTGATTATTGCTGATGAAGTGTGGCAACATGAAGGAGACAGCAGCAAAGCAGACTGTGGCAGTTCATCTTTTTATTTGGACTAAATAAATCATATATAGATACAGTCAGCAATGACGTCACAGCTAAGGGCAGGGAAACCCAAGGGGGAAAACAATCCTTCCTCCCCGTTCGCTATAACTATAAAAACGTTGAATTTAAACTTGTTTTGCTAACGCTAACAAGTTGTTTTGCTtcttaaaaatgactcaaaatgacaaattacacataaaataaacatcaaaacagTTATTGACTGATTCAAACATTGGCAATTAATCGATCAATCATCTAGTTGGTGTTGGTCCAATATGATGTGAGGTTCTtttagctttgcacagaaacagccaATAAAAATGTCCTTCAGAGGGCTAGATATGCTTGGAGTACATTTCAAAGCCAGTACTTTTTTTTCACCTCTACTTAGGTactgaatgtgtacttttgtaCATATTGCAAGGAAATCTACACAAATGACAAATATAGCACAAAGTTCACTAGCATTTAAACAATGAATTGAATATTTCTGATACCCCTGACATAGTCTACGATTATTTGGAAAGGGTTATCATTACATTAAACTGACCTAAATGAAGTGCTGACTGCAGACATACACGTTTTGTTGTTGGGTCCCATAATCTGCCAAACTCATCCTCTGTTCTGATAGCTTAAAaccattttgtcctcctttgtgaTTCCATTTTATTATTGGTAAAATGTAAACtataattgaggatttttttgtttatttgcggTGAAAAAGGGCACACAGCATCTCTCCGGTATTATGGCTAATGGCAGAGACCGGTTTGTTTTCCCCCTCGGCTCTAACCGGATCTGACGTTTCTGGGCGTTCCCGTTGTTGCCGACTGTATCTATAGTGTCATAACCCGGCTCTAGGCCATGACAAAAAGATGGGAGGAGTACACAGTGCTAACTTaatacaaaatatttattaaagtatAACGCAAAATAACTAAAGTTTACAATAAATATGAGGTGTGTAAGTCAGTAGTATCAGTGGTGTGCATGTGGATGCGTGGATAGTATAGGTGTGAGGTTGTGtggctgaaagaaacaaaaagtaaatCAAACAAAAGGTGCTGGTCggcaggggagagagagagagaaagagccaCGCTGGATCTGGCCCTTTTAAGGTCCTCAggaacaccgggcccaggtgcTCCCAATCACTGTGATGTCTCAGCTTCATCCTCAAGAGAGAACACAGAATGACATCACCACCAAGTACACTCTCAGACACCTAAGCAGGGGCCGTCACAATAGTCATATTTTATAAGTTAAAATGTTATTATAGGCAATGTAAGTTCCTAATTGAACTTGTCTTTGAGTAGGCATAATATACAGTATTTTCCTTCACTTTCTAATAATgcattttcttttgtctttgaAGGACCTGTATGCCGCCGGAGAGGAGCAGTGGGGGACAGACGAGGCCAAATTCATCATGATCTTGGGAAACCGCAGTGTGACCCACCTTCGCATGGGTGAGAACAGCCCTGAGAGAAATTATCACAGGAGTGTGGAAGCACTTCCCACTCTGACATTAACTCTGATGAGTCAGTGCATTAAATGTTAAAGTGTAATTGTGGGATGATATGTTGTAGTTAAATTCTGCACAGGAACACTGCCCTGTTACTATAACTTTTGTCTGTGTTGTTTAATATATAATAACTGTTGTGTGTTTTCTCATGATTTGCTGTGTAGTTTTTGATGCGTATGAGAAGATTGCAGAGAAATCCATCGAGGACAGCATAAAGAGCGAACTGTCTGGAGACTTTGAGAGGCTGATGCTGGCTGTTGGTAAGATTTACACACATTTCTTTCAGTTGCATTTGTTTCTACCTTTTTAGCAATAAAAGTACAACTTGCATTGGAGTGAGGAATGTCAAACTACCAGTTCACTCATGGTTGTTTATTTTTCCAGTCCAGTGCATAAGGAGTGTTCCCATGTTCTTTGCCAAACGCCTCTACAAATCAATGAAGGTAAACTAACTTAGATAAACTGGTTTGACACAAATTCTTAGGTGACCCACTTACATTTTTCTCATGTTTTGTCATCCTTCTCCTTTTTAGGGTCTTGGTACAGCTGATAACACCCTGATAAGGATCATGATTTCCCGCTCTGAAATAGACATGTTGGACATCAGAGAGTGTTTCCGTCTCAGTTATGAAAAGTCTCTCTATAACATGATTAAGGTTTGTGGAGACTAAAAACTCAAATATGAATTTAAATTGAATAACATCCAGTGAACAATGAAATAACCAAATGATGCATATGTTTAGGACGACACATCAGGAGACTACAAGAGGACACTGCTCAATCTGTGTGGAGGAGATGATGAGTAAGTACCGGCTAACAGCCAGACGGGGGCAACAGAGCACCAGTTACTGTGTTGGAAAAGACCATCACTGCAAAACATGTTCTTGTTAACAGAAGAGTTCAGCAaacctgattattacaattactaTAAGAGTGCTCCTGTATTCACTTAGTACACCTGGAGGATTTTGGATTTGCTGAGTGTGCTGTGTTGTGTCAAACTGATCCTTACAGCTTAGCTGGAGAGTTCTTCCCTGAAGCTGCTCAGATAGCCTACAAGATGTGGGAATTAAGTGCCATGACCAAAGTCCAGGTTTGGCCCCATCTTCAACAACCTTAGACGTGTCCTTGCATGTTTTGCTTGGCAATGGCATGCATCTTATTTATCTGCTGGCCCTGCAATGATGTGCTTCTTACAGTGGCACACATTTGTGCTGGTAACACTGGCATGTGTCCACACAGTGAAGGCTTTGTCTAAATGTGGACAGGATCACAATGCTGTTCACTCAAAAACAAATACTTTTGGTCACAATAGCCTCTCTAGGACACTGTTTTGGAGCTGGTAAATGTCAAAAAGATCTCAACGTTTTGGTCAACAAAGAGCCGACTCACCAATGCtttatagaaataaataatttttcaGCCCACTCACCTTTCATTGTTGATGATGTCGTGGCCCCTAATGTCAAAAGGGCACACTCCCCCTCAAATGTCAAGAGATTCTTATCATAAATCTACTGTGCTGGTTCATTATAACAGCATCAGCTAAAACATGAACAACAAACTAATCTGTTTTGCATGTTAGGCAGACAGAGCTCTGCATGTTTATTATAATCCACTACTGATCTGCATTCACAGATAACCATACCTGAATCTAAAACTGCCTTCCTTTATTGATGTGCATCTGTAAAACTGCTGGATCTCATTCTTTCATATTTGTCATTCCAATACTTTAGTTGAGGCCAACAGTCCGTCCTGCTTCCAATTTTGACCCCGCTGCTGATGCTCAAGCGCTGAGAAAAGCCATGAAGGGCTTTGGTACGCAACCCTGCAAATAAAACCACATTTATACTGTTTATTTATTCTCAGGAAGAGTTTTATGAATGTTTGTCCTGCTTTTTTGCCTACAGGAACAGATGAAGATGCAATCATTGATATTGTCGCACAGAGAAGTAATGCTCAGAGGCAAGAAATCAGACAGGCCTTCAAATCCCTACTGGGCAGGGTGAGAGAAGTTTGATCAAAAATAATGCacaaatatatgtaaatgcacacaGCGAACTCTGAATCTGTGActagatattaacccataaaaacacagagctacttttatgtcagttcccaaatgatttttttctctctatttaacctttcttaagcgatttatctctatttactgtaatattttcatctttcttttgcattttttcagtgtaaagcaggttttttcctatatttaattcactaatcatgtagatgttcataaaagctcagattaaagttgagggttattatatcagaaacagagaaaactgaagaaaaagagactttttcagtaaaatctatcattaactgaacataaacccagtgtctccatccactgtcactgatccaactccatgggttttactggtgaatcagtgttgtagaagatgacggtgtctccatattcactacgaagcctctgaacatccatctGATGActacaaaaagatgacaaactgcatttacaccaaatatttacatgtattgatatgactagtggatcaacaggtattaaacatttatatcagtaaatagttttgttcaccagtggctgtttgtaaCTTCATCTTTATTATTTGTCCCTCGGGAGATTTGTTATGCAGCAGTTACACAAGCGTtctcaacaaacaaacaataataaacagtaaaaacagtaaaagtacaataaaaacaagcaaaaatatcacacaaatataAGATAGACAGGGGCATTAGTAGCAGTCTTGGTCATTTAGTCAGGTGTAATTCAGTGCAAACAGTCACTTAATCAGCAGCAGCAAGACAGAATAAAGTAAAGTGCAGCAGCAAACAGGATAAAGTACAACAGCAAAAACACAGTGCATTACCTCCTCTTCTTCTCAGTGTTTAATAGCTTGGATCGAGGTAGCAGAAaaggtgggtctttatgggttaaacagtacCTCTAAACTGTTCCTGAGTTCATAGTGCCTATGTGTGCTTGATCTGTTTTCAGGATCTGATGAAGGATCTGAAATCTGAGCTGTCAAAGAACTTAGAGAGGCTGATCATCGCGCTCATGTTGACCCCGGCGGAGTTTGACGCCAAAATGATGAGGAAAGCAATGGAGGTACAGCTGAGTCAAAACATCTCCTAATTTGCTCTGTTTTGTAAGTCAAATGAGGTAGATGTTGGATATGTGTAGTTGAGGTGGATTCCGATCATTCAGAGAAGTATAGATGGTGGAATTACACAGAAAATATTTGGAAGTCAAATAGTTGTTACAGGTATTTATTTAAGTCAAACACTGAGCAAATTTCCTCGTGTGACTCACACCTCATTATTCACAACAATGAAAAAACTGAGCACAAATGTGTTTTTACAAGTATATATCCACATTTGATCAATTCTGACAcaatagaatgaaaaaaaatatgttaaTGAGTTGCATGTTACTCAAAACCAAGTCAACACTTTAACAATGATGTTATATTTGGTATATTTCTCTCTCATACACTAAGAGTTTAAACCCCTAAAAACTGATTATTGCAATATTTGGAGGTTGTTTCATGAAAATGCAAACTGAGAGATGGAGCAAATGTTGCAAAAACACGTTCTTTATTTTAACAGGGAGCTGGGACTGATGAACATGCTCTGATTGAGATCCTGGTCTCAAGAAGCAACGAGCAGATTCAGGCCATGAACGCTGCTTATCAGGAAGGTGAGTTAGGGACAAAATACAATAAGTGCGaccttcaaattttttttatcctgGGGCAGTATAAACTGATGATTACGACCCCGTATTTCACAGGCTACAAGAAGCCTTTAGAGGAAGCTATTCAGTCTGACACTTCAGGCCACTTCTGCCGCATCCTGGTCTCTCTGGTGCAGGTAATGTTCAGTATGAGAACTTCGACTGTGTGTCACTTCCACACCCACTCACAGCCTGCAGTCTGTCTGCTGACATAAAACAAACCATACCACAACCATGTTTAAAGAAAACATGGTTGTGGTATTTAACAGATGGAAAAAGtagtaataaatgaagcatggaCCTAAATATCTGTTCTTTCAGGGTGCAAGGGAAGAAGGCCCTGCAGATAATGAAAGAGCTAATGTAGACGCTCAGGTGATTTCTGAAACATCTACATATGAACTTTACTGAAAAGCTGAAACGTAATCAGTTTAAGGGTTTAATG is a genomic window of Sphaeramia orbicularis chromosome 10, fSphaOr1.1, whole genome shotgun sequence containing:
- the anxa6 gene encoding annexin A6 isoform X2 — its product is MVFRGTISDAPDFDPSADAETLYNAMKGIGSDKEAILDLVTSRSNAQRQEVISAYKSNYGKDLIDDLKYELTGKFERLIVSLMRTRAQHDAKEIHDAIKGAGTNERCLIEVLASRTNQQIHDMVAAYKDAYGGNMEEDVITDTSGHFKKMLVVLLQGTRDESGVVDADLVEQDAQDLYAAGEEQWGTDEAKFIMILGNRSVTHLRMVFDAYEKIAEKSIEDSIKSELSGDFERLMLAVVQCIRSVPMFFAKRLYKSMKGLGTADNTLIRIMISRSEIDMLDIRECFRLSYEKSLYNMIKDDTSGDYKRTLLNLCGGDDDLAGEFFPEAAQIAYKMWELSAMTKVQLRPTVRPASNFDPAADAQALRKAMKGFGTDEDAIIDIVAQRSNAQRQEIRQAFKSLLGRDLMKDLKSELSKNLERLIIALMLTPAEFDAKMMRKAMEGAGTDEHALIEILVSRSNEQIQAMNAAYQEGYKKPLEEAIQSDTSGHFCRILVSLVQGAREEGPADNERANVDAQELADACNADSDDMEMKFMSILCTRSFPHLRKVFQEFVRYTNKDIEQIIKKEMSGDVKNAFYAIVRSVKNQPSYFADRLYKAMKGLGTDDRALIRIMVSRSEIDLFNIRKEFKETHDASLHEFIQGDTSGDYRKTLLLLCGGED
- the anxa6 gene encoding annexin A6 isoform X1 — its product is MVFRGTISDAPDFDPSADAETLYNAMKGIGSDKEAILDLVTSRSNAQRQEVISAYKSNYGKDLIDDLKYELTGKFERLIVSLMRTRAQHDAKEIHDAIKGAGTNERCLIEVLASRTNQQIHDMVAAYKDAYGGNMEEDVITDTSGHFKKMLVVLLQGTRDESGVVDADLVEQDAQDLYAAGEEQWGTDEAKFIMILGNRSVTHLRMVFDAYEKIAEKSIEDSIKSELSGDFERLMLAVVQCIRSVPMFFAKRLYKSMKGLGTADNTLIRIMISRSEIDMLDIRECFRLSYEKSLYNMIKDDTSGDYKRTLLNLCGGDDDLAGEFFPEAAQIAYKMWELSAMTKVQLRPTVRPASNFDPAADAQALRKAMKGFGTDEDAIIDIVAQRSNAQRQEIRQAFKSLLGRDLMKDLKSELSKNLERLIIALMLTPAEFDAKMMRKAMEGAGTDEHALIEILVSRSNEQIQAMNAAYQEGYKKPLEEAIQSDTSGHFCRILVSLVQGAREEGPADNERANVDAQELADACNADSDDMEMKFMSILCTRSFPHLRKVFQEFVRYTNKDIEQIIKKEMSGDVKNAFYAIVRSVKNQPSYFADRLYKAMKGLGTDDRALIRIMVSRSEIDLFNIRKEFKETHDASLHEFIQVETMIGDTSGDYRKTLLLLCGGED